The window TATGGACAATATGGAAGTCAACATGAACACCATTTATATTTAGTAAAGTTATATGCAGTACATGCACAGTATTTATTCTCATTGAAATATAGAAATAGAAATTTACAACGGCACAAAGTGCAAAAGAAATTTACTATAATTTGAGTTTCATCTTGTGTTATGATGTATTACGTCTCACATGTGCTCTCACAGTTAAACACAAATTAAACACATCGACCACACAAGTCAGCAACATCCTTTCAAAATGCACACAAGGAGCCAAAGTGCTGCAAAATAATAGATGCTGACTGTAAAAGAGtcagaacacttttaaaacagttttaaagtatCTTTACAGTATCTTTTGAATTAGGCTATAAAACGTTCAATTTGTATTTCACGTGCGATTATGActaacaaaagatttttttgaattATCTTTCAGGTTCCCCTTTATTTGAGGTACCATGGACAAGGTGGTCATCTGCCTCCTGCTCCTGGGAACTGCAGCTGTGGTGGTCCATGCATGTCCCAAGTACTGCGTCTGCCAGAACCTCTCAGAATCTCTGGGAACCCTGTGCCCTGCCAAAGGACTTCTGTTTGTTCCCCCCGACATCGATCGGCGAACTGTTGAGCTGCGGCTGGGCGGCAACTTCATCCTCAAAATCACCACCCAAGACTTTGCCAACATGACAGGTCTTGTGGATCTAACTTTATCCAGAAACACTATCAGCACCATTCAGCCTTTTTCCTTCATTGACCTAGAGACATTAAGATCCCTGCATCTGGACAGTAACAGGTTAACTGAACTGGGACCAGACGACCTCAGAGGACTGataaacctgcagcacctgatCCTAAACAACAATCAGCTGGGTCGAATCTCAAAAACAGCTTTTGATGACTTATTATTGACATTAGAGGATTTGGATTTGTCATACAACAACTTACGCAGTGTGCCTTGGGAAGCCGTTCGCAAAATGGTTAACCTACATCAAATGAGTCTGGACCATAACCTCATCTCCTTCATCGCTGAAGGTACTTTCACAGACCTAGAAAAGCTTGCTCGATTGGACCTGACCTCCAATCGCCTTCAGAAGCTCCCTCCAGATCCCATCTTTGCCCGCTCTCAGAGCAGTATGATCATGAGCACTCCTTATGCACCCCCACTTTCTCTCAGCTTAGGTGGAAACCCATTGCACTGCAACTGTGAGGTACTTTGGCTACGGAGGCTGGACCGTGAGGACGACATGGAAACTTGTGCTTCTCCCACCAATCTGAAAGGCCGTTATTTTTGGTCTGTTCGTGAGGAAGAGTTTGTGTGCGAGCCGCCATTAATcacacaacatacacacaaGTTGCTAGTACTGGAAGGCCAAACAGCTAGCTTGCGCTGCAAAGCTATAGGAGATCCAATGCCGACCGTACACTGGGTTGCTCCTGATGACCGGTTGATCAGCAACTCATCCAGAGCTACTGTTTACGACAATGGAACCCTGGATATAACAGTCACCACATCCAAGGACTACGGCACATTTACTTGCATCGCTGCTAATGCTGCTGGAGAATCTACAGCCTCCATTGAGCTATCAATCATTCAGCTCCCCCACGTGGCGAATGGTACAAATCGTACCACACAGTCCAAGTCAGGACTTTCAGACATCACAAGCTCCACCAAGATTAGCAGGGGGGAGCCTAAACTCCTTCCCGAAAAAGCTGTGTCTGTATCAGAAGTGACTGCCGTGTCAGCCCTTGTAAAGTGGATTGTCAGCAAATCGACTCCCAAGGTGAAAATGTATCAGCTTCAATACAACTGCTCTGATGATGAAGTCCTCATCTATAGGTAAGCATTGTAAAGTGTTTTTATACACCTGTCAGGCTAAAGCAATGAGCAATAAGAGCTTCTATCTAACATATTACATAAAGACAAAGAGATTATGCCTCAATTCtcctgaaatgtgtttttttttttgttaaagttgacATTTGATGGAGAtgcaaagttttatttatagaaGAGTAACCTTCAAACACATCATTGCCCATAACCATTACTAAAAAtcctacaaataaaaaataaaaggattatAAACCTCATTTCAATGTGTTCCTCTTAAGCTGCTCAACTCCATACAAGTGTGAGCTTGGCGACTGCAGCAGTAGACCTTTGGGCCCCGTgaaatcaatttattatttcaaataagCCAAAGAAGAATGTTCAACCAAGATATGTGGGTGGAATCACAAAGACAAAGGTTCTCGTATGTATTAAT is drawn from Oryzias latipes chromosome 22, ASM223467v1 and contains these coding sequences:
- the LOC101169650 gene encoding leucine-rich repeat and fibronectin type-III domain-containing protein 2, which produces MDKVVICLLLLGTAAVVVHACPKYCVCQNLSESLGTLCPAKGLLFVPPDIDRRTVELRLGGNFILKITTQDFANMTGLVDLTLSRNTISTIQPFSFIDLETLRSLHLDSNRLTELGPDDLRGLINLQHLILNNNQLGRISKTAFDDLLLTLEDLDLSYNNLRSVPWEAVRKMVNLHQMSLDHNLISFIAEGTFTDLEKLARLDLTSNRLQKLPPDPIFARSQSSMIMSTPYAPPLSLSLGGNPLHCNCEVLWLRRLDREDDMETCASPTNLKGRYFWSVREEEFVCEPPLITQHTHKLLVLEGQTASLRCKAIGDPMPTVHWVAPDDRLISNSSRATVYDNGTLDITVTTSKDYGTFTCIAANAAGESTASIELSIIQLPHVANGTNRTTQSKSGLSDITSSTKISRGEPKLLPEKAVSVSEVTAVSALVKWIVSKSTPKVKMYQLQYNCSDDEVLIYRMIPRTDRAFVVTNLVSGMQYDLCVLAIWDDTATTLTATNIVGCVQFVTRDDYPQCQSLHSGFLGSTMILVIGGIIVATLLVFIIILMVRYKVTNGIPTNKLPNVSNTYSQTNGGVNRFNGAPPQVKSTVVVMREEMVEFKCGSLQSSLSSSSSSSNSLDSQTGRGATGRYSVQSSECSTLPGNKFRRHVHSTKARQNLDHLIGTITSMELRGVTKDTQGTEGPSSTPNTMTTVAVAPPSDKEPLLGRAESTTMLGRLLGFPQEGKPKRSHSFDMGHVGAGQCRSSQPRRISNIWTKRSLSVNGMLLPCDDSEDEKPSSESSEWVMESTV